Sequence from the Pseudomonas frederiksbergensis genome:
CTTCGGCCCTGCCGTTCGAGATCGAAGGCCAGCACCTGGTGCTGATCGACGACGTGCTGATGAGCGGCCGGACCATTCGCGCCGCCATGAACGAACTGTTCGACTACGGTCGCCCGGCCAGCGTGACGCTGGTGTGCCTGCTGGACCTGGACGCCGCCGAGCTGCCGATCCGCCCGAACGTGGTCGGAGCGACGCTGGCGCTGGCCGCCCACGAGCGGGTCAAGCTCTCCGGGCCGTCGCCGCTACAACTCGAACTGCAAGACCTTGCCCTTTAACTGCCCTTGTAAGAGTCCATCGCGATGACGCCTCTCGAAACCAAGCGCCCGCTGCAGCTCAACGATCAGGGCCAGCTGCGGCACTTCCTGTCCCTCGACGGCCTGCGCCGCGAGCTGCTGACAGAAATCCTCGACACCGCCGACTCGTTCCTCGAAGTCGGTGCCCGGGCGGTGAAGAAAGTCCCGTTGCTGCGCGGCAAGACCGTGTGCAACGTGTTCTTCGAAAACTCCACCCGCACCCGCACCACCTTCGAACTGGCGGCCCAACGCCTGTCGGCGGACGTGATTACCCTCAACGTGTCCACGTCCTCGGCGAGCAAGGGCGAAACCCTGCTCGACACCTTGCGCAACCTCGAAGCCATGGCCGCCGACATGTTCGTCGTGCGCCACGGCGACTCCGGTGCGGCGCACTTCATTGCCGAACACGTGTGCCCGCAAGTGGCGATCATCAACGGCGGCGACGGCCGGCACGCCCACCCGACCCAGGGCATGCTGGACATGCTGACCATCCGTCGGCACAAGGGCAGCTTCGAGAACCTGTCGGTGGCCATCGTTGGCGACATCCTGCACTCGCGAGTGGCCCGCTCCAACATGCTGGCCCTCAAGACCCTCGGTTGCCCGGACATCCGCGTGATCGCGCCGAAGACCCTGCTGCCCATCGGCGTCGAGCAATACGGCGTGAAGGTCTACACCGACATGACCGAAGGCCTCAAGGATGTGGATGTGGTGATCATGCTGCGCCTGCAACGCGAGCGCATGACCGGTGGCCTGCTGCCCAGCGAAGGCGAGTTCTATCGCCTGTTCGGCCTGACCACGGCACGCCTGGCCGGGGCCAAGCCGGATGCCATCGTCATGCACCCGGGGCCGATCAACCGCGGCGTGGAGATCGAGTCGGCGGTGGCTGACGGGCCGCATTCGGTGATTCTCAACCAGGTGACCTACGGCATCGCCATCCGCATGGCCGTGCTGTCCATGGCCATGAGCGGGCAAACGGCCCAGCGCCAATTCGACCAGGAGAACGCCCAGTGAAGCTCAGCATTCTCGGCGCACGCGTGATCGATCCAGCCAGCGGCCTGGATCAAGTGACTGATATTCATATCGATGCCT
This genomic interval carries:
- the pyrR gene encoding bifunctional pyr operon transcriptional regulator/uracil phosphoribosyltransferase PyrR; this encodes MSLPNPAELISQMAIRLTAHLEQRGISEPRYIGIRTGGVWVAQALLDELGSDSPLGTLDVSFYRDDFSQNGLHPQVRPSALPFEIEGQHLVLIDDVLMSGRTIRAAMNELFDYGRPASVTLVCLLDLDAAELPIRPNVVGATLALAAHERVKLSGPSPLQLELQDLAL
- a CDS encoding aspartate carbamoyltransferase catalytic subunit; this encodes MTPLETKRPLQLNDQGQLRHFLSLDGLRRELLTEILDTADSFLEVGARAVKKVPLLRGKTVCNVFFENSTRTRTTFELAAQRLSADVITLNVSTSSASKGETLLDTLRNLEAMAADMFVVRHGDSGAAHFIAEHVCPQVAIINGGDGRHAHPTQGMLDMLTIRRHKGSFENLSVAIVGDILHSRVARSNMLALKTLGCPDIRVIAPKTLLPIGVEQYGVKVYTDMTEGLKDVDVVIMLRLQRERMTGGLLPSEGEFYRLFGLTTARLAGAKPDAIVMHPGPINRGVEIESAVADGPHSVILNQVTYGIAIRMAVLSMAMSGQTAQRQFDQENAQ